Genomic DNA from Bacteroidota bacterium:
CCGATGGAGCCCGTCGACCCGAGTATGCAGATGTTCTTCATTTGGGAATAAAGTTCGTCCCGCCTACTCCGTCATTCGGGGCAAACGGGACATTTTGGTGTTAAAAGGTACAGAAATCCCCGGCGGAATCCAAACCAACGATGACACCTCCTACGGTCTGAGTTTCGTTCGCATCTCGTTACGCGACCTGAAGGTCGCGCCTACCGATGCCTCGGGCTTGGTAGCCGCAGCCTTTAGGCTGCGGGTGTTCTGCTTGGCTGTTGAAATTTACCCACCACCAAGACACCGGTTGCCCGGCAAGGGGAGGTTAAAAAAGCCTGATCCCGCAATCGCGGGATCAGGCCCTTACAGATGTTCAGGATGTTAGGTCAGGAGGGCAACGCTTGCTAAGCGCCGATTCCCGCCATGCTGAGAACCGTGTTCATTCGTTTCACCTTTCCGACCGCTGTTGCATTCTTCAGAATCATGCGCGATTACAACCTGTGACTTCTACCAGCCGTTGAACGTCAATGTGGTCCTCCCGGAATCGTCCGCCGTGAGCGTGGCCACCCAGGCTGTATTGAGCACGCTTGTCCCTGTGAAGGAGATGTGGCCTGCATTTCCTGGCACACTGACCGCGTAGGTGCCGTTGTCGTCCTGGGCGAGTTGTCTGGGTACTTGGTACCCGAGGTATGATCCGCTTCCGCCCCCCAGAGTTCCAGGTCGAATCTTGTACTGAAACGCGTCCGAGGCGATCGAAACAAGCGAAGTCGTAATGCCGTCTTCGTTCGCGCGCGTGGAATGGGCACTCGATTGTGTGATCCCCACCGCGATCGCGATTGCAATAACGATCACGCCGAGAAGAATGAGTAAAATTTGTTGCTGTCCCATATGATTTCTTTCTTTGGCGATGAGTTAGAGTAGGGTGTCCCAAGCCGGGGTCGGCAAGAGATGTCCCGAGAACTTGCTTCGCCAGCGGTGGATTAATGGTCAGAAAGGCGGCGGGAACGCACATTCCCTCACCCTTCGATCTTTTCTTGAGTTTTGATTGACGATGGGAGGGTAGATTCATCCGAGTTCCGATGATCCTCCTCGTCCGGCTGGAGCACTATCTCACGATGGCGATCTGTTAAATTTAATTAAGATTGGGTCATGATCTTGGTGCTCTGCGTCACTGATGTGGCAATTTACCCGATTAAATGTCCGAGGGGGGGGTGCCGCCTCGCCGCTGAATCCCATCGTGTGGCATCCCGGGGAGGATTCCAATGGCGAGAATAGCTGGAACTGAAAGGTAATCCCGGCCCAAAACGTGTCGGGTGGGTGGAAATGAAGGGGGGTGGCGGCGGGTCAGTTACGCGGGCGGAATCATTCCCCCGGTTCGATCGGGCGGATAACGATGATACCGGTGTAGGAGCGGAATTTCCTGATGTGCGCCTCCAGGGTTTCCCGGGAGATCTGGACGATCCCATGGACATTCGGAGCGTGCATGTAGTGAAGCGTTCCGTCCTCGGTCCGGACCGCGATGCCGGTGTGGCTGACATCGAGGCCGGGAAGGTCCGTGGTGATGGCGATAATGTCGCCGTTCCGGATCCCCGATTGAAGCCTGGATATCTGGGAGCGCGGGATGTGGTAGAGGGCGCGTGCCGAAAGCGAATCCTCGATGCTCCGCAATGCTGAATAAGCGGAATCTTCCGAGAGTTTCGGATAAGAGGCGCGATGGGAGGTCATGAAGTCGATGGTCTTCCGGTAAGGCGTCCCTCCGAGCTCTTTCGACACGTCCTTCACGAGCCCCTTTTTCTCGTTGTCTGCGATCCACTCGGTGAAGTAATGGAGCCTGCTGGCGTATCCCCGGATCGCCCCGCCGCGGTACCGTAGCGATTGGAGCTCGGACCGGAACGTGTCGAAGGTGAGACGGTTTTGTTTGATGCACCGGGCTAGCGCGCAGGCGTCTTCGACCAGCGTGACACAATCAAAGCTATGCACGTCCACCACAAGGCGTTCCTCACCGGGTGTGTCGAGCGTGTGCGCTTCGTACGGCTTACCGAGGAATTGACCGCCAACCGCAACGATGAGGTCGCCGATGGGTTTCTTGATGAGGGCGTGTTCGAACGCGTAGGAAAAGAGCTTGTTGCAGATGAGGGCGTCTTCCGATTGGGCGAAAGAGGTTCCAGAGCCCAGAACGAGCACCGGAAGGATGACGGCGAGGCACCTCCCGGCATGAAATCCGATCGTCCGGGAGTTCCTCAGAAGGGCGGTTCTCCTTCGACCACCGGAGCGGGTGGAAGGTAGCTCTCGAGGGCCCGGGGAGCTCTGCGCTCGAAGCCGGCGTAGTCTTTGACAAACGTGAGGAGCGCCTGGCCGGTGGGGCCGTTCCGCTGCTTGCCTATGATGATCTCCGCGATCCCTTCGGCGTCGATCGTCGTACCGTCGACGTCCCGCACTTCCTTGATGTTGTACGTCTCGGGCCGGTGGACAAATATCACCACGTCCGCGTCCTGCTCGATGGCTCCCGAATTATGACTGACAATTCCATCTGCGAGCCAGGATGCCGTGCCTGGCACGGTAAGGTCAAACACCTCTTCCTCACCGTCAGGCTCGATTGAAACAATCCGATCCCAGAACAGGTCGTTGGTCGCACATTCTCCGAGGAATGGATCATCCAGTAATTCGGCGTATGAGAGCAGCGTTGAGCGCGAGGGCGCAAATTTGAAATGGGAAGTTCCCCCGTACGACGTTCCGCGGCGATGCGTCATCTCTCGCTGCGAGATGCCCCGCTCTTTCATTCTTGCCCGCACAAGATCAAATACTTCGACCGGTATCGTGTCAACATTTGTATTGGAATCAACACCTTCCAATGTCGCAGCCAACCTGTCGCCCTGCATGCGCCGCGGTCCAAACGTTCCCACGCTTCCGAGGAATTTCAAGAAAGCGTCGACTCCTGTAATGATCACCTGATAGCCCGGCCTATATTGGGCCTTCCGGGTGCTGCGAATGCGCGCAACGATTCCGAATCGAAGGAGCAACGCCGCAACATCGTAAGCCAAGCCCTGACTGTTCGTGGCATAGTATATTGTGCTTGAGCCGCCGGTACGGGAATGAATACATCCGTCGGTCGCCCAGAGATGTCTTAGGAAGAGGGCTATCTCATCATTGGTCAATTGGTATATGGCTCGCGGGACTCTCTTCTGATACGATCGTTGGTTGAAGATGCCCAATTCCCGGAGCCACCTATTCACGCCTTCTGGGTGCCAACGATTGCCGTTTCCGCTCAACAACAACTGATGCCAACTCCTTCTCCCGGGATATCGGGTAACCTTTGTGCCAAACTCCTGCAAAGCTGCATTCCGTACCGCGTCACTATTATCTTCGGAACCCGTCGTGTAACGCAATGGTTGACCGCTCAAGTAGCTTCCATCCCCGATCAATTGGCCCAGGAGTGTCAACCGTTCGTCGGGCCAGCGCTCAACTCTCGCGTCAGGCTCAGGAATGCTCCGGGCAATTCCCAAGCGATCGCCTATCGCCAAATCTTTGACTTCACACCAGCCGTTGATAGTGTAGAGGCGGTGCTTGTCCGTTGCACGGATAGACCGGCCACTGGAGAGAGTCACCTTCATGACCGGTTTGATTCCGACAGGCCAGACCGCATCACAGAAGGCAGTTCCAATTCGTCCCTCCCTGGTCATTGTGAATACTTCCATTTGCTGCCCGGAAAGTTCCCGGATCGGGATCCGGCGTCCGTCGGCAAGATAAACGAGAGTTTCCCCTGTGACACATTCGCGAAGATCTGAAAGGACGGGGCGCTTGTCACCGCGGGATTCGAGGGTCCGGTTCAATTGGGAAAGCGCGATGACCGGTATGTTCAACTCTTTCGCAAGGGCTTTGAGCGACCGGGAGATCATCGAGATTTCGCGTTCGCGCGACTCGGCGCTCTTCGGACCGGCCACGAGCTGCAGATAATCGACGATCACGAGGCCGATATTGTGTTCCGCCTTGAGCCGGCGCGCCTTCGCCCGCAACTCGAGGATGCTGAGCGCCGCCGAATCGTCGATGAAAATCTTCGCTTCTGCGAGCTTCCCCACGTTCCTGCTGAGGTATTTCCAGTTCTCGTCCGGTAGCTTTCCGGTCCGCAACTGGTGGGCGTTGACCCGTGCCTCGGCCGAGAGCATGCGGATAATGAGCTGCTGTTCGGACATCTCGAGGCTGAAGATCGCCACGCTCGTTTTCTTTTCCGGGTGCAGGGCCGCGTTGCGGGCGACTGCAAGCGCGAGGGCGGTCTTTCCCTGGCTGGGCCTTCCCGCCATGATGATCAGATCGGAATTCTGGAATCCCCCCGTTTTCTCGTCGAGCGACGGGAAGCCGCTCGGGACCCCGGTCACGCCGCTGTGCTTGCCGTGAATCTCTTCCAGCATCGCAAACGTCTCGTGCAGGGCGCGGTTGATGGGGGTGAACGCTCTCTTCAGCCTGCGTTCCGAAATTTGAAAAATTTTCGCCTCGGCCTCGTCGAGCAGGTCGAGGGCATCCTCGGTTTCGTTGTACGCCCTTGCTGCGACCGCGGAGGACGCTGTAATGAGGCTTCGCATCAGCGCCTTTTCCAGGACGATCCGGGCGTGATATTCGATGTTCGCCGAGCTCGTCACATTCATCGTCAGCTCGGTGACATAGACCGGATCCTCGGCGGGATTGAGCGATCCTTTCCGCCTGAGCTCTTCGACCACGGTGACCGCATCGATCGCGTCCCCCTTCTCAAACAGCGAGACCATCGACCCGAACAACCTCTGGTGCGTCGGATGATAGAAGCTGGTGGCATCGAGCACTTCGAGAGCCTTTGGAACGGCTTCCTTGTCGATAAGCATCGCCCCGAGAATCGCCTTTTCGACGTCTACCGCCTGGGGCGGGGTGCGTCCGGCCGGAGGAGCGTTCACCGGTTGCAATGCCGCTGAAGGAGGGGCCGTCTGGATTTCACTCGTACCGTTTGCCATCACGACGCCTGTTGTTGTTTCCGTTTTTCATGGAGTTCCATAAGCACTTTCATATCCTCCCAGGCCGGCCGTTTCCAGGCCGGGTTGCGCAGGAGCGCCGCCGGATGATACGTCACGATCAGCGTCGCTCCGTGGAATTCGTGCGTGCGGCCCCTGAGCGCGGAGAGGGTTTCGTTCGTCCGGAGAAGCCATTGGGCGGAGATCCGTCCGAGACAGACGATGAACTTCGGTTTGATGAGATCGATCTGTTTCAGAAGGTAGGGCGAGCATGTCTCCATCTCGGAGGGCAACGGGTCGCGGTTCTGCGGCGGGCGGCACTTGAGGATGTTGCAAATATAGACTTCCTCCCGCTTCATCCCGATCGCCTCGATAATCTTGTTGAGGAGCTGTCCCGCCCTTCCGACGAACGGTTCGCCCTGCGCATCTTCGTCCGCCCCCGGCGCCTCGCCGATAAACATGATGTCCGCGTTCGTATTCCCGGTCCCGAAGACGAATTTGATCCGGGTCTGTCCCAACGGACACTTCAGGCATTCATGAATCTGGCCGTACAGTTCCGCCGGAGACACCGCGCCGGCCCACGGCTCGTCGGGAATGCCCACTGCGGAGTCCGGCTGCTTCGCCGCCCCGCCGGCGATCTTCTTTCCGGATTCCTCGGTATAGACAATATTTCCAAAGAGATCGCGCTGCTGCATCAGGTAGGCCCGCGCCTTGTCGAGAACATCCGATACTTCATTTGATTTCATTCGTCGCCAGGGGAGGATCCTGCAGATTCCCGGCGCTTCCCCGGCTTTGGCCGCGGGCGGCGCCGTACGATTACAACATTTTTGAGAGCCGGTCCAGAATACGATTTGCCACGTCGAACTTCTGCATCTTTGCCAGGCGCTCGACTTTTCCCGACTTCGAGATGATGGTGACCACATTGGTATCCGAATTGAATCCCGCCCCGTCCGTCAGCGGATTATTCAGAACAATGAGGTCAAGCTTCTTCTCCTTCAGTTTCGTCTTCGCATTCCGGAGGCCGTTGTCGGTCTCCAGGGCGAATCCCACGACGACGGCGCCGTGTTTTTTGGCCGAAAGGGTTCCGAGAATGTCGGGCGTTCGTTCCAGGCGCAACGTCATGCCGTCGGTTCCCAGCTTCTCTTTCTTGATCTTCCCGCGCGAGATCTGCGCCGGCTTGAAATCGGATACCGCAGCCGCCATGATCAGCGCATGCGATTTCCCGAATTCCTTCGTCACGGCGCCGAGCATCTGGTCCGCCGTTTCGACGCCGATCAGGCGCACATTCCGGGGCGCCGGGATCGAGACGGCTCCCGAAACGAGAGTCACCTCCGCTCCGCGCAGGGCCGCCGCGTTCGCCAGAGCGAATCCCATCTTTCCCGAGGACCGGTTTCCGAGAAACCTCACCGGGTCGATCGCCTCGCGGGTGGGGCCGGCTGTGATCAGAATTCTCTTCCCCCGCAAATCCCGGCGGGCAGAACCGAGCACCTCATCCAGAGCGCGAACGATCGCCGAAATCTCGGGCAGCCGTCCGGGTCCGGTCAACCCGCTCGCCAGTTCGCCTTCCTCCGGCGGAAGCACCGTGTAGCCCAATTCGCGGAGCCGGGTCAGATTCTCCTGAGTCGCGCTGTGCCGGAGCATGTCGGCATCCATCGCGGGCGAAATGACAAGGGGACAGCGGGCCGCCAGCGCCAGAGTCGAAACAGCGTCATCGGCGTATCCGTGGGCGAGCTTGGCCGCGAGATTGGCGGTAGCGGGGGCGATCAGCATCAGGTCGGCCCAGCGGCCGAGCTCGATGTGCCATGTTCCCGCATCGATTGCGCCCGAAGCCGCGTCCGGAAACGTGCCGACGACGACCTTTCCGCCCGAAAGGGTGGAGAGGACGAGGGGGGTCACAAACTGCGTTGCGGCCTCCGTCATGACGACGCGGACAGCCGCTCCGGCTTTTTTCAGCTCACGAACGAGAAACGGGATCTTGTATGCGGCTATTCCGCCCGTGACCCCGAGAAGGATGTGCTTGTTTTTCAGCATGGGTCAACAGGGCTCCCACCCTTCGACGGCCTTTGAAACGGTCTGTCATCCTGGGCACGTTCGCGTCGCTCGGTGTAAACTCCGGGAAGGATCCAGGAGATTCTTCGTCGCTTCGCTCCTCAGAATGACAAGTGGTTAGACGGCCGCGAACGGCGGTGGATCTTCCTCCTTGTACCGGTGCGATAGCTTTTCGTCCATCAATTCCCCGATGGCGATTTCTGTCGGCTTGGGACGCTGCTCGAACTCCTGGGCGACCAGAATCTGATCCGGGTTCGTCTGGGGCTGCTCCGTTTCATCCTCCGGTTCGAAGACGCGCGATTGCAGCATTTCAATCCGCTGGTTGAATTCGATCTTTTGTTCTTCGTTGATCTGGCGGGCGCGCTTCAGGAGTATCACGATCGCTTCGTAGATGTTTTCCGCGCGGCTGGTCAGTTCTTCAATGTCGATGGGCTTAATGGGCATTCTGGTGCTCTCCGGTTTATTCGATGTTCTGCAACTGTTCTCGGATTTTCTCGAGTTCTTCCTTCATGGCGACAACCTTGTGCGCGATCTCCGCGCTGCCGGCCTTGGAACCGACCGTGTTCACCTCGCGGTTCATCTCCTGAACAAGGAAATTGAGGCGGCGCCCCGCGCTTTCTTCGCCGTCCATGGCGTTTCTGAAAAACTTTGTGTGGCTTCGGAACCGGACGCATTCCTCCGTCACGTCAAGCTTGTCGACGAAGAGCGCGACTTCGAGTTCGAGCCGCCGCGAGTCGATGACCTTCGTATCGGACAGGAGCTGCTTCAAACGCTCTTCCAGCCGGCTGCGCTCCAGCGGAATCAGGTCTTTCGCGACCCGTTCGATCTGCCCGATGCTCGAGTCCAGGCTGGCGATCCGGGCGAGAAGGTCCTTCATCAGCTCGCTTCCCTCCTGCCTGCGCATGTTTTCGGCATCGTCGAGCGCGGCGGCGATCGCCTTCCGGGCCACCGACCACTCGAGCTCGTCGCCGGAGTCGAATACGTCGATCTCCAGGACCTCGGGAAACTTCAACAGATGATCGAGCGTGATCCGCTCCTTGATGCCGGCGGTCTTCCGGAGGCTGTTCAGCAGCTTGACGTAGGCTTTTGCCGCTGCGGGATTGATTTTGACGGGCGCCTCGCTGTCGTTCTCGCGCGTGATCGTGACGACGAGATTCACTTTGCCGCGGGAAAACTTGGTGCGGACCAGCTCCTTCAGCTCGTTCTCGCGCATGGAGAGGGTTCGCGGGAGCCGGGCAGTCACTTCGAGAAACCGGTTGTTCACACTGCGCAGATCCGCGAAAGCGGTGATCCGTTTCTCGGTTACTTCTCCCCGCCCATATCCCGTCATGCTTGAAATCATGGAAAAACACGGCCTTCTGAGGTGCCAACCCCCACCAAGGTACAAAATATTTGATCAGTGGTCAAGGAAAACATTCCCTCCGGGGAGCAGGATTGAGAATCGCGCACTTTTTCTCTATATTGGAGCCACAACATATCCCGGTGCCCCTCTCCCGCGTATGGTCACACACTACTTCACGCTGGTCGCACTCACCCGCGAGCTCGATACGCTCCTCCGGTCTTCTGCCATCGCCGAAATCTTCACACAGCAGAAGGACGAGTTGATTATCCGCGTCGACCGGACCCCGGGGGCGGATCTCCCGCAGAGCCGGTCTTCCCTGCACATTTCCGTCAATCCGCGTCTCAATTACCTCTTCGTGGAGGAACAGAATTCCCGCGCAAGGAGGAATTCGGTGGATCTGTTCGAGGAGCTCACCGGTTCGGTCGTCGATCGCGTCTCGCTTCTTCCCTTCGACAGAACCCTGAGGTTCGCCTTCCGGGACCGCCGCTTTCTCTACGTCAGATTGTATGACAGCGCTGCGAGCAATATCTACCTGACCGGCGAAGACCTGAAAATCCTCAATGCCTTCAAGAACCGCAAGAAACTGCAGGGAACCATCCTCCGGCTGGACGAACGGAAGTTCGACGCTTCGATCCTGGAGAATCCTCTCCCGTTCCGGGAATCGTTGAGGAACGCGTCCCCGCCGCTTCTCTTCCAGGCGCTGAAGGCTGCGGTGCCCGTTCTCGGGACCGTGTTCGCGCGCGAGGCGCTCATCCGCGCGGGCGTGGGCGAGGACACTCCCGTGCGCGACCTCGCCGACGAGGGACTGGACCGCCTCCATCGGGAGGTTCGGGGGATGATCGCCGCGATGGAAGAGGGGGAGCGGCGGGAAGAAGGGAAAACGGACGGAACGTACGTCTACGTTCGGGGGGCGACGCCGGTGGTCCTCTCGGCGATTCCCCTCCGGCATCTCGCGGACATGCAGCCGGAGCGGTTCGACAGCATACACCGCGCGATCAAATCGTTCATCGGAAAAACCTCCCGGACCCGCTCTTCGGAATCGGAAAAGGACGAACTGTTCGGCGCGATCACAAAGGAGATCGAGCGGGGCAACCGCGCGCTGAATCTCGCGCGCGCCGCGGCGGCCGAATCGTGGCGGGCCGAGGAGTACGAACGGATGGGCCGGCTGCTCATGGGGAATCTGCACCTGGTTGAGAAAGGAGCGGGCTGGGTCGACGTGTCGGATCCCTACCTTGCGGGTGAGACCGTCACCGTTGTGCTCAATCCGGCATTCACTCCGGCGCGGAACGCGGAAGAATACTTCGGGAAGGCGAAAAAGTTGCGGGCGGCCCTTTCCGAAACGGAGAAGCGCATCGCACAACTGGAAGGAAAGGTCAATCACTTTGAAGAAATGCTTCAGCGCCTTGACGCCTCCCGGACGGATGCCGAAGTCGCGGCCTTCAAGAAGGAGTACGCGAGCGGCCTGAAGACAACCGGGCTTCCGGAACAAAGCGGCGGGAAGGAGAAGCTCCCGTTCAGGACATTCGAAATCACCGGCGGCTTCCAGGTCCTGGTGGGGAAAAGCAGCGCCAACAACGACCTGCTGACGACCCGCTTCGCCAAGCCGAACGATCTCTGGTTCCATGCGCGCGGGGCCAGCGGTTCCCACACGGTCCTCAAGGTCCAGAAGGGACAGCAAGTTCCGCGCGAGGCGATCCGGGAGGCGGCATGCATCGCCGCGTACTACAGCAAAATGAGAAAGGCGAGCAACGTACCCGTCGCCTATTGCGAGCGAAAATATGTCCACAAACCCCGGGGGGCTCCGGCGGGCACCGTCACACTGGAACGTGAAGAAATAGTCTTTGTCAAGCCCCGCCTTCCTTGAAAAAGGGCGGAAAACTTCGTATACTCTTGCTCCTTGAGCGAACCCCCCCGTTGGGTAATTACCGGCGTCATTGCTTTCTCATTTAAAGAGGGAATCTGTCATGAAGCGTGTTTTACTCCTTATTCTGATCAGCTCGAGTCTTCTCACGTGCCTGCACGCGCAGGACGATAGTTCAACGGTGAAGACTCCCGAGATTTCTCTCTCAGGGGGAGTTTCTCTGCCGTACCTTCCGGATCATTTCAAGGATTACTGGAAAAAGGGATGGAACGCCGGCGCCGGGTTCGGATATTCGACGAACCCCGGCTCGATCGGCTACAGTACGCTGCTCGCCACGGTGGAATATTCGAGATGGGCTTTTGACGTGGCCGCCTTCCGGACGAAACTCAATCTGGTGCAAAAGAACGTCGCGCTCTCCAGGAATCCGACCAGCGTCTTCAACATCATGTTTTCGTACAAGGGAACTTTTTCGCCTTCACGAAGGAGCCTTGCCCCCTATTTTCTGATCGGGTTCGGCTATCTCCATCTCTCCGAAGGGGCGATCACCTGTTCCGGCGACACGGCATTCACCGTTTCGGGGCAGAGCGCGTCGGCGTTCGCATGGTCGGTCGGGGTGGGGATCGAGGTTCCCGTCACCGAATCGATCGCATTCTTCGTCCAGGGGAAATCGACGCTCGGGGTGATCGATCCCACACGGCAATACTTTCCGCTTTCCGGCGGGTTTACCTACCGTCTTCTGAACAAATAGTCCGCCTCATTCGGGTGGCTCGGGATAAAAGTTCTCCCGGGTCAACCCGCATTCCTTCGCCGCCTGGTTCAGCAGCCGGAGGATGCCTGTCTTCTCGTTGAACGCCGCCGCGTTGATTTCGGCGCGCGGCTTGCCGATCGGGTGGAACGGGACGCTCGTGATTGTGTGATTCACGCTGTCCCGATCGTCTCCCATCGCCCCCCGGAACGCCCAGACATCGTCGAACTTGCCGTCGAACCCGCTGCTTCGCACGACGATCTGTCGGTCCACCCACTCCCTGTCCGGATCCATGTCGATCTGGACCGCCGCGTCCAGGACCCCGTCGTAGTTGTCGTCCGCCCAATGGTTGAACACGATTCTGCAGTGGCCCACGTAGTAATCGGCCTGGTCGTAATCCATCGGTTTGGTCCGTTCCGGAAAACCCTCGGGAAAATCCGCCGGCTTGTAGGCGGCCGCTCCCCCGACAAGGGCGAGGTAATCGATCGCTCCGTCGCCATTCCGGTCGTAGAGGTACGCCCAGGTCGATGTCTTTCCCGGGTTCGGGTTAATCCCCTGGAATTCCACGGAGAGCGAGATCGATTTCCGCGGATCCGGAAGGGGTTTGAGCGTAACGGCCGCGAGCAGCACCCTGGTATCCCCCTGTAACCCCACAAAAGTGACGTACCTCCGTGAAACCTTTTTCGAGCAGACGATCGCAAGGTCTTTCCCGATGGGCGGGAACTGGCATACCGTATCCGCATGCGGATAGAAATCAAGGATGCCGCTTTGCTGGGCTTCCAGCGATGCCGCGGCAAGAAGCACGACGCAAAGCAACGTGAACGCACATCTCATCGGTTCAATCCCTCGTAATATTCCTGGTCACGTCGATGCCGAGCTTCCGGAGGTAGGCGCCGCTCTCAAGCGACTTGCCCGTGGCATCCCGGATCCGGTCCGTCCATTCTTCCGATTCGCCCGACGCATAGAGATGGGCGATCATCCACTCCGCCAGATGAGGATTGCGGCTCTTCTGTTCACCGAACTTGCTGGAAAGCGCTTCCTGAAGTTGCGTCGCAATCATTCCCGCCAGAACATAGTTCTGGTAGTAGCAGGGGTACGACACGTACCAGATCGACGCCGCGAACTGGGCGGGCTCCCCCGGGTCGAGATCGACGAGCATATACTTCTTGAACATCTCCCGTTCCAGCGCCCCGAGATCCTGGCCCGGATCCTGATACATCCGGTACTCGAAGAAAAAGTCCTTCATCAACCGGCGGAGCCGGCAAAGCGCGGGAATCGACCGGTTCTTGATATAGCGCTCGATCTGCCTGGGCTTCACATCGGTGTAGCCGGAGATCCAGAGCGAATCGTCCGTAAACTCCCCGTGCATATCGGCCACGCCCTCTTCGTACGCGGCGCACTGGGCGCCGGGAATCCACTCGTACCCCCTGAGGATCGGATACTCGACCCGGGTGTGGACCGCCTTCAGAGAGTGGCCATACTCATGGAAGGCGACCGCATAGAAGCCCTTCCCCTTCGTCGGATTCACCAGGAACCTCGAGTCGGACGGGATGCGGATCGCGAGGCTCAGCCCGCCGTACGGAATGTCCTTCACCACCTCCCGGATGGGGAGCGAATCGACATCGAAGCCGATGCTCTTCTGAAATTCGTGGATGATCGCGAACACCGATTCCGGGAGAAAGTACCTGTCGGGCAGCTGGACGGCTTCCCGGAGGGCGTAGTCGAAATCCCACGCTTCGAACGTCTCCGCGTGCATCTTCTCCCGCGCGGTAGCCATGAAGTCCTCCAGCGGCGCGCGGGTTTGCTCTTCGAGCTCGTTCATCGTCCTGAGGAGCCAGGCCTCGTCGATCGCCTGGAGCCGAAGAGCAAGGGAATAGTAATTAGGAAAACCGAGTTCGCGGGCCTTTTCGTTCCTGAGTTTGACGAGCCTGACGAGGTCTTCTCCGGCGGACGCGGAGATCTGGGACGTGAGCGACCAGAGTTTGTGCCGCTGTTGCTGTTTCCTCTCCTGCCTCAACCGGTTGCTCACCTGGGCCCGCGTCAGGAGCGAATCGCCCATCTTCAGCTTGAAGCCGGTGATCGTTTGCT
This window encodes:
- a CDS encoding uracil-DNA glycosylase; protein product: MKSNEVSDVLDKARAYLMQQRDLFGNIVYTEESGKKIAGGAAKQPDSAVGIPDEPWAGAVSPAELYGQIHECLKCPLGQTRIKFVFGTGNTNADIMFIGEAPGADEDAQGEPFVGRAGQLLNKIIEAIGMKREEVYICNILKCRPPQNRDPLPSEMETCSPYLLKQIDLIKPKFIVCLGRISAQWLLRTNETLSALRGRTHEFHGATLIVTYHPAALLRNPAWKRPAWEDMKVLMELHEKRKQQQAS
- the coaBC gene encoding bifunctional phosphopantothenoylcysteine decarboxylase/phosphopantothenate--cysteine ligase CoaBC; translated protein: MLKNKHILLGVTGGIAAYKIPFLVRELKKAGAAVRVVMTEAATQFVTPLVLSTLSGGKVVVGTFPDAASGAIDAGTWHIELGRWADLMLIAPATANLAAKLAHGYADDAVSTLALAARCPLVISPAMDADMLRHSATQENLTRLRELGYTVLPPEEGELASGLTGPGRLPEISAIVRALDEVLGSARRDLRGKRILITAGPTREAIDPVRFLGNRSSGKMGFALANAAALRGAEVTLVSGAVSIPAPRNVRLIGVETADQMLGAVTKEFGKSHALIMAAAVSDFKPAQISRGKIKKEKLGTDGMTLRLERTPDILGTLSAKKHGAVVVGFALETDNGLRNAKTKLKEKKLDLIVLNNPLTDGAGFNSDTNVVTIISKSGKVERLAKMQKFDVANRILDRLSKML
- a CDS encoding N-acetylmuramoyl-L-alanine amidase-like domain-containing protein encodes the protein MLVLGSGTSFAQSEDALICNKLFSYAFEHALIKKPIGDLIVAVGGQFLGKPYEAHTLDTPGEERLVVDVHSFDCVTLVEDACALARCIKQNRLTFDTFRSELQSLRYRGGAIRGYASRLHYFTEWIADNEKKGLVKDVSKELGGTPYRKTIDFMTSHRASYPKLSEDSAYSALRSIEDSLSARALYHIPRSQISRLQSGIRNGDIIAITTDLPGLDVSHTGIAVRTEDGTLHYMHAPNVHGIVQISRETLEAHIRKFRSYTGIIVIRPIEPGE
- a CDS encoding YicC/YloC family endoribonuclease; amino-acid sequence: MTGYGRGEVTEKRITAFADLRSVNNRFLEVTARLPRTLSMRENELKELVRTKFSRGKVNLVVTITRENDSEAPVKINPAAAKAYVKLLNSLRKTAGIKERITLDHLLKFPEVLEIDVFDSGDELEWSVARKAIAAALDDAENMRRQEGSELMKDLLARIASLDSSIGQIERVAKDLIPLERSRLEERLKQLLSDTKVIDSRRLELEVALFVDKLDVTEECVRFRSHTKFFRNAMDGEESAGRRLNFLVQEMNREVNTVGSKAGSAEIAHKVVAMKEELEKIREQLQNIE
- a CDS encoding replicative DNA helicase codes for the protein MANGTSEIQTAPPSAALQPVNAPPAGRTPPQAVDVEKAILGAMLIDKEAVPKALEVLDATSFYHPTHQRLFGSMVSLFEKGDAIDAVTVVEELRRKGSLNPAEDPVYVTELTMNVTSSANIEYHARIVLEKALMRSLITASSAVAARAYNETEDALDLLDEAEAKIFQISERRLKRAFTPINRALHETFAMLEEIHGKHSGVTGVPSGFPSLDEKTGGFQNSDLIIMAGRPSQGKTALALAVARNAALHPEKKTSVAIFSLEMSEQQLIIRMLSAEARVNAHQLRTGKLPDENWKYLSRNVGKLAEAKIFIDDSAALSILELRAKARRLKAEHNIGLVIVDYLQLVAGPKSAESREREISMISRSLKALAKELNIPVIALSQLNRTLESRGDKRPVLSDLRECVTGETLVYLADGRRIPIRELSGQQMEVFTMTREGRIGTAFCDAVWPVGIKPVMKVTLSSGRSIRATDKHRLYTINGWCEVKDLAIGDRLGIARSIPEPDARVERWPDERLTLLGQLIGDGSYLSGQPLRYTTGSEDNSDAVRNAALQEFGTKVTRYPGRRSWHQLLLSGNGNRWHPEGVNRWLRELGIFNQRSYQKRVPRAIYQLTNDEIALFLRHLWATDGCIHSRTGGSSTIYYATNSQGLAYDVAALLLRFGIVARIRSTRKAQYRPGYQVIITGVDAFLKFLGSVGTFGPRRMQGDRLAATLEGVDSNTNVDTIPVEVFDLVRARMKERGISQREMTHRRGTSYGGTSHFKFAPSRSTLLSYAELLDDPFLGECATNDLFWDRIVSIEPDGEEEVFDLTVPGTASWLADGIVSHNSGAIEQDADVVIFVHRPETYNIKEVRDVDGTTIDAEGIAEIIIGKQRNGPTGQALLTFVKDYAGFERRAPRALESYLPPAPVVEGEPPF
- a CDS encoding DNA-directed RNA polymerase subunit omega, giving the protein MPIKPIDIEELTSRAENIYEAIVILLKRARQINEEQKIEFNQRIEMLQSRVFEPEDETEQPQTNPDQILVAQEFEQRPKPTEIAIGELMDEKLSHRYKEEDPPPFAAV